One genomic segment of Hordeum vulgare subsp. vulgare chromosome 2H, MorexV3_pseudomolecules_assembly, whole genome shotgun sequence includes these proteins:
- the LOC123427259 gene encoding auxin response factor 10-like — translation MLTFTELSCPADGEGQPRSVDAQLWLACAGSMCTVPPVGAAVYYFPQGHAEQATAAVDLSAARVPALLPCRVSAVRFMADAHSDEVFAKIRLVPLRHGDPAVDVGDAAAQGRPQDDRPKPASFAKTLTQSDANNGGGFSVPRFCAETIFPALDYSSEPPVQSIVVRDVHGDEFKFRHIYRGTPRRHLLTTGWSNFVNQKKLLAGDSIVFLRSDGGEVHVGVRRAKRVFCDEGHSGWDHYRGLMRGGNAGSGDAAAKGKVPAEDVVAAARLAAAGQPFEVVYYPRASTPEFCVRAGAVRAAMQVQWRPGMRFKMAFETEDSSRISWFMGTVAGIHAADPSRWPQSPWRLLQVTWDEPELLQNVKRVCPWLVELVSSMPNLHLPSFSPPRKKPRIPSYADFPFDGQLFHPPPPPFPPNHPLAHDQLMHHSFPFFPFPDSNGAPLAGIQGARHAQFGPSFSDLHPSNLQSSLLYSGGARRPPAATDHVAPRAPRISTDLTIGTSPAREDDVRACTPPKKAGDVKTLLLFGQAILTEEQMKSSPVAGGCGSPNWDAEKAPNLSEGSGSGSGVIQGSPSNNNNNNTSSWRLQWFGDSGSQAAPELGLEPGQCKVFVESDAVGRNLDLSALGSFEELYGRMSDMFGMDRAEVRNHVLYRSAAGEVKHIGDEPFSAFVKSARRLMILADAGSDNIGG, via the exons atgCTCACCTTCACCGAGCTGTCGTGCCCGGCGGACGGCGAGGGGCAGCCCCGGTCCGTCGACGCGCAGCTCTGGCTGGCCTGCGCGGGGAGCATGTGCACCGTGCCGCCCGTCGGCGCCGCCGTCTACTACTTCCCGCAGGGCCACGCCGAGCAGGCCACGGCCGCCGTCGACCTGTCCGCCGCGCGCGTCCCGGCGCTCCTCCCCTGCCGCGTCTCCGCCGTGCGCTTCATGGCCGACGCACACAGCGACGAGGTCTTCGCCAAGATCCGCCTCGTCCCGCTCCGCCACGGCGACCCCGCGGTCGACGTGGGCGACGCCGCCGCCCAAGGGAGGCCGCAGGACGACCGCCCCAAGCCGGCCTCCTTCGCCAAGACTCTCACGCAGTCCGACGCCAACAACGGCGGCGGCTTCTCCGTCCCGCGCTTCTGCGCCGAGACCATCTTCCCGGCGCTCGACTACAGCTCGGAGCCGCCCGTGCAGAGCATCGTCGTCAGGGACGTGCACGGGGACGAGTTCAAGTTCCGCCACATCTACCGGGGCACCCCGCGCCGCCACCTGCTCACCACCGGCTGGAGCAACTTCGTCAACCAGAAGAAGCTCCTCGCCGGCGACTCCATCGTCTTCCTGCGCAGCGACGGCGGCGAGGTCCACGTCGGCGTCCGACGCGCCAAGCGCGTCTTCTGCGACGAGGGACACTCCGGGTGGGACCACTACAGGGGCCTCATGCGCGGCGGCAATGCGGGCTCCGGCGACGCCGCCGCCAAGGGCAAGGTCCCCGCCGAGGACGTGGTCGCGGCGGCCAGGCTGGCCGCCGCCGGGCAGCCGTTCGAGGTGGTCTACTACCCGCGGGCGAGCACCCCGGAGTTCTGCGTGCGCGCGGGCGCGGTGAGGGCGGCCATGCAGGTGCAGTGGCGCCCCGGCATGCGCTTCAAGATGGCGTTCGAGACAGAGGACTCGTCGCGGATCAGCTGGTTCATGGGCACCGTCGCCGGCATCCACGCCGCCGACCCCAGCCGCTGGCCGCAGTCGCCCTGGCGGCTCCTCCAG GTGACCTGGGACGAGCCGGAGCTCCTCCAGAACGTGAAGCGGGTGTGCCCGTGGCTGGTGGAGCTGGTGTCGAGCATGCCCAACCTCCACCTGCCGTCCTTCTCGCCGCCGCGCAAGAAGCCGCGGATCCCGTCCTACGCCGACTTCCCCTTCGACGGGCAGCTCTtccacccgccgccgccgccgttcccGCCCAACCACCCGCTGGCGCACGATCAACTCATGCACCACAGCTTCCCCTTCTTCCCCTTCCCGGACAGCAATGGTGCTCCTCTCGCAGGGATACAGGGAGCCAGGCATGCGCAATTCGGTCCGTCCTTTTCGGATCTCCACCCCAGCAACCTGCAGTCGAGCCTGCTCTACTCCGGCGGCGCCCGCCGCCCGCCCGCGGCGACCGACCACGTTGCTCCCCGCGCACCAAGGATCAGCACCGACCTCACCATCGGCACCTCGCCCGCCCGCGAAGACGACGTCAGGGCGTGCACCCCGCCAAAGAAGGCCGGGGACGTCAAGACTCTGCTGCTCTTCGGGCAGGCGATACTGACCGAGGAGCAGATGAAGTCCTCGCCGGTGGCCGGCGGGTGCGGCTCGCCCAACTGGGACGCGGAGAAGGCGCCCAACCTCTCGGAAGGCTCCGGGTCCGGCTCCGGCGTGATCCAGGGCAGcccaagcaacaacaacaacaacaacacgtccTCATGGAGGCTGCAGTGGTTCGGGGACAGCGGCAGCCAGGCGGCGCCGGAGCTGGGGCTGGAGCCCGGGCAGTGCAAGGTGTTCGTGGAGTCGGACGCCGTGGGGCGCAACCTGGACCTCTCGGCGCTGGGCTCGTTCGAGGAGCTGTACGGCCGCATGTCCGACATGTTCGGCATGGACCGCGCTGAAGTGAGGAACCACGTGCTCTACCGCAGCGCCGCCGGCGAGGTGAAGCACATCGGCGATGAACCTTTCAG CGCGTTCGTGAAGTCGGCCCGGAGGCTGATGATCCTGGCGGACGCGGGGAGCGACAACATTGGGGGCTAG